One genomic region from Cyanobium usitatum str. Tous encodes:
- the trxA gene encoding thioredoxin, whose amino-acid sequence MSVAHLTDANFQAEVTDCSTPVLVDVWAEWCGPCRLMAPMMEWLAAEYAGRLVVGKLEADANPAIRDGLQIQGLPALILFRDGKELARHEGAMAKPQLQAFVDAHI is encoded by the coding sequence GTGTCTGTCGCTCATCTCACCGATGCCAATTTCCAAGCTGAGGTGACCGATTGTTCTACGCCCGTGCTGGTGGATGTGTGGGCCGAATGGTGCGGTCCCTGCCGGCTGATGGCACCAATGATGGAGTGGCTGGCTGCTGAATATGCAGGTCGTCTGGTGGTGGGCAAGCTTGAGGCAGACGCCAACCCAGCCATTCGCGATGGCTTGCAGATCCAGGGCCTTCCCGCCCTGATCTTGTTCCGAGATGGCAAGGAACTGGCTCGCCACGAGGGTGCCATGGCAAAACCGCAGCTACAGGCTTTTGTGGATGCCCATATCTGA
- a CDS encoding PspA/IM30 family protein, which yields MGFFDRLSRLIRANANAAVGAMEDPSKILDQSVADMQSDLIKLRQAVATAIASQKRIQNQAEQADSQAKTWYERAELALKKGEEDLAREALGRRKTCQDTATALNTQLQSQAGQVEQLKKSLISLESRIAEAKTKKDMLKARAQAAQAQEQLQSAVGSLGTNSSMAAFERMEEKVQTLEARSQAAAELAGADLESQFAALEGAPEVDDELAALKNRLAGGTPVSLPLGSSAAPQLEPVKVSEVDPELEELKRSIDKL from the coding sequence ATGGGCTTCTTTGACCGCCTCAGCCGCCTGATCCGCGCCAACGCCAATGCGGCGGTAGGCGCGATGGAGGACCCTTCCAAGATTTTGGATCAATCGGTGGCCGACATGCAGTCGGACCTGATCAAGCTTCGCCAGGCGGTGGCTACTGCTATCGCTAGCCAAAAGCGCATCCAGAACCAGGCCGAGCAGGCCGATTCCCAGGCTAAAACGTGGTACGAGCGCGCTGAACTGGCCCTTAAGAAGGGTGAGGAAGATCTGGCCCGCGAAGCCCTAGGGCGCCGCAAAACCTGCCAGGACACCGCCACTGCCCTCAACACCCAGCTGCAGAGCCAGGCGGGTCAGGTGGAGCAGCTCAAAAAGAGCTTGATCTCTCTTGAGAGCAGGATCGCCGAGGCCAAAACCAAAAAGGACATGCTCAAGGCCCGGGCCCAGGCGGCCCAGGCTCAGGAGCAGCTGCAGAGCGCCGTGGGCAGCCTGGGCACCAACAGCTCCATGGCCGCCTTTGAGCGCATGGAGGAAAAGGTGCAGACCCTGGAGGCTCGCAGCCAGGCCGCCGCTGAACTGGCTGGAGCAGATCTGGAGAGTCAGTTTGCGGCGCTTGAAGGGGCCCCCGAGGTTGACGATGAATTGGCGGCTTTGAAAAATCGCCTCGCCGGTGGCACTCCGGTATCCCTGCCCCTGGGAAGCTCAGCTGCTCCCCAGCTCGAACCGGTAAAGGTGAGCGAGGTAGACCCGGAGCTCGAGGAGCTCAAGCGTTCGATCGACAAGCTCTGA
- a CDS encoding glycosyltransferase — MRILVVSTPVGALGSGRGGGVELTACALVAGLLGRGHRVTVLAAEGSVLPPSCLAAELWTCSGSSQTSAQHQQRSAAITMPADGLLQAFWRRALLEGPVAGFEAVINLAYDWLPLWLTPLAPLPLFHLVSMGSVSEAMDLAIAELAAWDQRRLAFHTRVQAEDFGLPQEPVVLGNGFDLDAYGFCAEPEPLLGWAGRVAPEKGLEDAAAAAAQLGLPLAVWGLVEDQAYAAAVEASVPAGTLQWRGFLPTNQLQAELGRCRALLNTPKWNEAYGNVVVEALACGVPVVAYRRGGPGELVQPGLTGLLVEPDDVTALAAAVAQVGTIERRACRAWVEAHASRAVLAQRVEAWLVAGLGL; from the coding sequence ATGCGGATCCTGGTGGTGAGTACTCCGGTGGGAGCCCTAGGCAGTGGCCGCGGCGGTGGTGTGGAGCTCACGGCCTGTGCCCTGGTGGCGGGGTTATTGGGGCGGGGCCACCGGGTGACGGTGCTGGCGGCCGAGGGATCCGTGTTGCCCCCCTCCTGCCTCGCCGCTGAACTTTGGACCTGTAGCGGCAGCTCCCAGACCAGCGCCCAGCACCAGCAGCGCAGTGCTGCGATCACGATGCCGGCCGATGGCCTGCTGCAGGCCTTCTGGCGGCGGGCCCTGTTGGAGGGTCCGGTCGCCGGCTTTGAGGCGGTGATCAACCTGGCCTACGACTGGCTGCCTCTCTGGTTGACGCCCCTAGCGCCCCTGCCCCTGTTTCACCTGGTGAGCATGGGTTCGGTGAGTGAGGCGATGGATTTGGCGATTGCCGAGCTGGCGGCTTGGGACCAGCGGCGCCTCGCTTTTCATACCCGCGTGCAGGCGGAGGATTTTGGCTTGCCCCAGGAGCCGGTGGTGCTGGGCAATGGCTTTGACCTAGACGCCTATGGCTTCTGCGCCGAGCCTGAGCCGCTGCTGGGCTGGGCCGGCCGGGTGGCGCCGGAGAAGGGGCTGGAGGACGCGGCGGCGGCGGCGGCCCAGCTGGGCTTGCCCCTAGCGGTGTGGGGTTTGGTGGAAGACCAGGCCTATGCGGCAGCGGTGGAGGCGTCGGTGCCGGCTGGCACCCTGCAGTGGCGGGGTTTCCTGCCCACCAATCAGCTGCAGGCGGAGCTGGGCCGCTGCCGGGCCCTGCTGAATACCCCCAAGTGGAATGAGGCCTACGGCAACGTGGTGGTGGAGGCGCTGGCCTGCGGTGTGCCGGTGGTGGCCTATCGCCGCGGCGGTCCCGGCGAGCTGGTGCAGCCGGGTCTCACTGGCCTGCTGGTGGAGCCAGACGACGTGACGGCCCTGGCGGCGGCGGTAGCGCAGGTGGGCACGATCGAGCGGCGCGCCTGCCGGGCCTGGGTGGAGGCCCATGCCTCGCGGGCGGTGCTGGCGCAGCGGGTGGAAGCGTGGTTGGTGGCTGGTTTGGGTTTGTGA
- the sppA gene encoding signal peptide peptidase SppA — translation MPWPWRRKTRRTLARIAIEGPIAGPTRSRVIKALRQVEQRECPALLLRIDSPGGTVGDSQEIYSALLRLREKGCKVVASFGNISASGGVYIGVAAEKIVANPGTITGSIGVILRGNNLSKLLERLGVSFETVKSGLYKDILSPDRALSEGERKLLQSLIDSSYHQFVEAVATGRGLNQETVRGFADGRVFSGAQALELGLVDVLGDEETARRLAAELAGLDPEKTRPTTFGSPPKRFGGVLPGRSQLRQLIESFSLELAWSGQPLWLYRP, via the coding sequence ATGCCCTGGCCCTGGCGCCGCAAGACCCGTCGCACCCTGGCGCGCATTGCCATCGAAGGACCAATCGCCGGCCCCACCCGCAGCCGGGTGATCAAGGCCCTGCGCCAGGTGGAGCAACGGGAGTGCCCTGCTCTGCTGCTGCGCATCGATAGCCCCGGCGGCACCGTGGGGGACAGCCAGGAGATTTACAGCGCCCTGCTGCGCCTACGCGAGAAGGGCTGCAAGGTGGTGGCCAGCTTCGGAAACATTTCCGCCTCAGGCGGGGTCTACATCGGCGTTGCCGCCGAAAAAATTGTGGCCAACCCAGGCACGATCACCGGCTCGATCGGGGTGATTCTGCGGGGCAACAACCTCTCCAAGCTGCTGGAGCGGCTGGGCGTGAGCTTTGAAACCGTCAAGAGCGGCCTCTACAAAGACATCCTTTCGCCGGATCGCGCCCTCAGCGAAGGCGAACGCAAGCTGCTGCAGAGCTTGATTGATTCGAGTTACCACCAGTTTGTGGAGGCCGTAGCAACGGGAAGGGGTCTGAACCAAGAAACGGTGCGCGGCTTCGCCGATGGCCGGGTGTTCAGCGGCGCCCAAGCCCTGGAGCTGGGTTTAGTAGATGTGCTCGGTGACGAGGAGACGGCCAGGCGCCTGGCCGCCGAGCTGGCTGGCCTCGACCCTGAGAAAACCCGCCCAACCACCTTTGGCAGCCCGCCCAAACGCTTTGGCGGTGTGTTGCCGGGCCGCAGCCAACTGCGCCAGCTGATCGAGAGCTTCAGCCTGGAACTGGCCTGGAGCGGTCAACCCCTGTGGCTATACAGGCCATGA
- the aroH gene encoding chorismate mutase: protein MNAGFVLRALRGATTAELNSAEAIQACVKELVDALMERNGLQGEQLVSVTFSVTRDLDACFPAAIARRQPGWEQVALLDCQQMEVAGDLPRCIRLLAHAWLQPQQIPVHPYLREAAGLRPDRAQP from the coding sequence ATGAACGCAGGTTTTGTGCTGCGGGCCCTGCGCGGGGCCACCACCGCCGAGCTGAACAGCGCCGAGGCGATTCAGGCCTGCGTCAAGGAGCTTGTGGATGCCCTGATGGAGCGCAATGGGCTCCAGGGAGAGCAGCTGGTGTCGGTGACCTTTTCCGTAACCCGGGATCTCGATGCCTGTTTCCCGGCGGCCATCGCCAGACGCCAACCGGGCTGGGAGCAGGTGGCCTTGCTCGATTGCCAGCAAATGGAAGTGGCCGGCGATCTGCCTCGCTGTATCCGCCTACTGGCCCATGCCTGGCTGCAACCGCAGCAGATACCGGTGCACCCCTACCTGCGCGAGGCAGCTGGCCTACGTCCCGATCGGGCTCAGCCCTAG
- a CDS encoding ArnT family glycosyltransferase produces the protein MNASAKRPLPQLKLTRHRLVLLCTLAIGLVLFVWQLGSTGLVDETPPLFAASARAMAETGDWLIPRVNGLPRYDKPPLVYWLMGALYALPGQQAWNPLGTWAARLPSALASVALMLGLAHTLLRWPQRSRAPGATALAAALAYGLSPLALVWGRIAVSDALLAGCLGFSLLLSWRCYAAGGRRWWQAWLVLGLAVLAKGPVAVLLLGLTLLLFGWLQADLGGLWARLRPLPGLALTALVALPWYGLALLVEGEPFWQSFFGYHNLQRFTAVVNNHQAPWWLFVPVLVIASLPVTPLLLLGLAQGLGRLRWRWLPAEPLAPELSLQRFAACWLLAVFLFFTAAATKLPSYWLPATPAAGLLVALAAQRGRRWAWGLSLLLTAVVAGGFAAGPLWLPLIEAPEMPSLVAELLAAPWVPLAAAFWALALLLGAWAGWRKDALSGLLALQLPLAAFVPAVLLPLVELGDRLRAAPVRELAAEARSARRPSEPLAMLGMLKPSLHYYSRRVVIFEGNEPQHLLNLADRLRHESRPGQPASTSAQQPSVLVVIDSGTAAQPHWQGLKPQLLSRRGIYALWRVERSRLEQRAAQLQRQGVAADWQLQRPERY, from the coding sequence TTGAATGCTTCGGCAAAACGCCCTCTGCCGCAGCTCAAGCTGACCCGCCATCGCCTGGTCTTGCTCTGCACCCTGGCGATCGGCCTGGTGCTGTTTGTCTGGCAGCTCGGCAGCACCGGGCTGGTGGATGAAACGCCTCCCCTATTTGCCGCCTCGGCGCGGGCGATGGCTGAAACGGGCGACTGGCTGATTCCCCGCGTCAATGGCCTGCCCCGCTACGACAAGCCGCCGCTGGTGTATTGGCTGATGGGGGCCCTCTATGCCCTGCCGGGGCAGCAGGCTTGGAACCCCCTGGGCACCTGGGCGGCGCGGCTGCCTTCGGCCCTGGCCAGCGTGGCCCTGATGCTGGGTCTGGCCCATACCCTGCTGCGCTGGCCCCAACGCTCCCGGGCCCCAGGGGCCACGGCGCTGGCGGCCGCCCTGGCCTATGGCCTTTCGCCCCTGGCGCTGGTGTGGGGCCGCATCGCCGTGAGTGATGCCCTGCTGGCTGGGTGTCTGGGGTTCAGCCTGCTGCTGAGCTGGCGCTGCTATGCCGCCGGCGGGCGCCGCTGGTGGCAGGCCTGGCTGGTGCTGGGGCTGGCGGTGCTGGCCAAGGGGCCGGTGGCGGTGCTTTTGCTGGGGCTCACTCTGCTTTTATTCGGCTGGCTGCAGGCGGATCTGGGCGGGCTGTGGGCGCGGCTGCGGCCCCTGCCTGGGCTGGCACTCACCGCCCTGGTGGCGTTGCCCTGGTATGGCCTGGCGCTGCTGGTGGAGGGAGAACCGTTCTGGCAGAGCTTTTTTGGCTATCACAATCTTCAGCGCTTCACCGCGGTGGTGAACAACCACCAGGCTCCCTGGTGGTTGTTCGTGCCCGTGCTGGTGATCGCCAGCTTGCCGGTCACGCCCTTGCTGCTGCTGGGGCTGGCCCAGGGCCTGGGGCGCCTGCGCTGGCGCTGGCTGCCTGCCGAGCCGCTGGCGCCCGAGCTCTCCCTGCAGCGCTTCGCCGCCTGCTGGCTGCTGGCGGTGTTCCTGTTTTTCACTGCGGCCGCCACCAAGCTGCCCAGCTACTGGCTGCCAGCCACACCGGCGGCGGGCCTACTTGTTGCCCTGGCGGCTCAGCGGGGCCGGCGCTGGGCCTGGGGGCTGAGCCTGCTGCTCACGGCGGTGGTGGCCGGGGGCTTCGCGGCAGGACCCCTTTGGCTGCCGCTGATTGAGGCCCCCGAGATGCCCAGCCTGGTGGCTGAGCTGTTGGCGGCGCCCTGGGTGCCCCTGGCCGCTGCCTTCTGGGCCCTAGCCCTGCTGCTGGGGGCCTGGGCAGGCTGGCGCAAGGACGCTCTGTCGGGCTTGCTGGCCCTGCAGCTGCCGCTGGCAGCTTTTGTGCCGGCCGTGTTGCTGCCGCTGGTGGAGTTGGGGGATCGGCTGCGGGCCGCCCCGGTGCGGGAGCTCGCGGCTGAGGCCCGCTCCGCCCGCCGGCCCAGCGAGCCGCTGGCGATGCTCGGCATGCTTAAACCCTCGCTGCATTACTACAGCCGCCGGGTGGTGATCTTCGAGGGTAATGAGCCCCAGCATCTGTTGAACCTGGCCGATCGCCTCCGGCATGAGAGCCGCCCAGGTCAACCCGCCAGCACGTCGGCGCAGCAGCCAAGTGTGTTGGTGGTGATTGATTCCGGCACCGCCGCCCAGCCCCACTGGCAGGGACTTAAACCCCAGCTATTGAGTCGCCGCGGTATCTATGCCCTCTGGCGCGTGGAGCGCAGTCGCCTGGAGCAGCGGGCGGCCCAGCTGCAGCGGCAGGGGGTGGCCGCCGACTGGCAGCTGCAGCGCCCCGAGCGCTACTGA
- the rnpA gene encoding ribonuclease P protein component, producing MALPQCHRLKGQRVFDRVYQKGRKTHGPFLLLRVLDALPQLLPAKQQASPPSSWRCGIVISSKVHKRSVRRNRLRRLLHEHLLAQQIGDDQRCLWLLLSLKPGSAEQCPQALLGECSQLLHQAGLTR from the coding sequence TTGGCCCTGCCCCAGTGCCACCGGCTCAAGGGGCAACGGGTGTTTGACCGTGTGTATCAGAAGGGCCGCAAAACGCACGGCCCTTTTTTGTTGCTTCGCGTTTTGGACGCCCTGCCCCAACTCCTGCCTGCCAAGCAGCAGGCAAGTCCGCCCAGCAGCTGGCGCTGCGGGATTGTGATCAGCAGCAAGGTGCACAAACGATCCGTGCGCCGCAATCGCCTGCGCCGCCTGCTGCACGAGCACCTACTTGCCCAGCAAATCGGCGATGACCAGCGCTGCCTTTGGCTGCTACTCAGCCTCAAACCCGGTAGCGCTGAGCAATGCCCCCAGGCCTTGCTGGGAGAATGCAGCCAACTTCTTCACCAAGCAGGCCTGACGCGATGA
- the rpmH gene encoding 50S ribosomal protein L34 — protein sequence MTKRTLEGTSRKRKRVSGFRVRMRSHTGRRVIRTRRRRGRARLAV from the coding sequence ATGACCAAGCGCACCCTGGAAGGAACGAGTCGTAAGCGCAAGCGCGTATCTGGCTTCCGAGTGCGCATGCGCAGCCACACAGGCCGCCGCGTGATCCGCACCCGCCGTCGCCGCGGCCGGGCCCGCCTCGCCGTTTAA
- a CDS encoding PIN domain-containing protein, whose translation MLRRALLDGGWQELPVQAHHALAVAALPLLHRDPFDRLLLAQASSDGLLLITADQQLAAYPGPVRLMG comes from the coding sequence TTGCTGCGCCGAGCCCTGCTTGATGGCGGTTGGCAGGAACTGCCGGTCCAGGCCCATCACGCCTTGGCGGTGGCCGCACTGCCGCTCCTGCATCGCGATCCCTTTGATCGGCTGTTGCTGGCCCAGGCCAGCTCTGATGGCCTGCTTTTGATCACTGCCGATCAGCAACTGGCGGCCTATCCGGGGCCGGTGCGGCTGATGGGCTGA
- a CDS encoding DUF721 domain-containing protein, which produces MAKAPRQQTRQLGNLSLLMPPPRQPASALASCLRELEQSWQQGGHLAALWQAWPRIAGAQLAPHCRPLRLHSGLLTVGAAPGPWLQALQYNRHQLLGALRANGFTVRDIRLEQHHPSAAVAPGRQQEEEVWSVHPSRVDVHGMASCPRCTSPAPAGEMARWGHCSFCRQKQLTQSLEGAQPQ; this is translated from the coding sequence ATGGCCAAGGCCCCCCGACAGCAAACCCGCCAACTCGGCAATCTGAGCCTGCTGATGCCGCCACCCCGGCAGCCCGCCAGCGCTCTGGCCAGTTGCCTGCGGGAATTGGAGCAAAGCTGGCAGCAGGGCGGACACCTGGCAGCCCTATGGCAGGCCTGGCCCCGCATCGCCGGAGCCCAGCTGGCACCCCACTGCCGGCCCCTGCGGCTGCACAGCGGCCTGCTCACCGTGGGCGCCGCCCCTGGCCCTTGGCTGCAGGCGCTCCAATACAACCGCCACCAACTGCTGGGGGCCCTACGCGCCAACGGCTTCACCGTGCGCGACATACGCCTGGAGCAGCACCACCCCAGCGCCGCCGTAGCCCCCGGCCGCCAGCAGGAGGAAGAAGTGTGGAGCGTCCATCCCAGCCGGGTGGACGTCCACGGCATGGCTAGCTGTCCCCGCTGCACCAGCCCGGCCCCCGCCGGTGAGATGGCCCGCTGGGGCCATTGCAGTTTCTGCCGGCAAAAGCAGCTGACCCAGTCTTTAGAAGGCGCGCAGCCTCAGTAG
- a CDS encoding DMT family transporter, with protein MPQALRWPLMLLPFALWGTAMAAMRPLLESGSPLQVASLRLLPAGVLVLLAALLLGRSLRVAAVDWPWLLAFALVDGSLFQGLLARGLGQTGAGLGSVLIDSQPLLVALLARSLFGEAINPVGWVGLLLGLLGILCLGLPAAVLRHWWLDGPVALGEQAWSHGELWMLAAAAAMAIGTVLSRYASRQSDPVAITGWHLLLGGLPLLGGVAWEGPLLPSWNLGEWGLMAYATVLGSALAYGLFFWFANSGDLTGFTALTFLTPVFALLCGVWLLREHLQPLQWLGALLALVSVLLINRRQQLWRGTSLLEQP; from the coding sequence ATGCCCCAGGCCCTGCGATGGCCCTTGATGTTGCTCCCTTTTGCGCTCTGGGGCACGGCGATGGCGGCGATGCGGCCCCTGCTGGAATCCGGCAGTCCCCTGCAGGTGGCAAGCCTGCGGCTGCTGCCCGCGGGGGTTCTGGTGCTGCTGGCCGCCCTGTTGCTGGGCCGCTCGCTGCGGGTGGCTGCCGTTGATTGGCCCTGGTTGCTGGCCTTTGCCCTTGTAGATGGCAGTCTCTTCCAGGGTCTACTGGCCAGGGGCCTGGGCCAGACCGGAGCGGGCCTGGGTTCGGTACTTATTGATTCCCAGCCCCTGCTGGTGGCCCTGCTGGCCCGCAGTCTGTTTGGGGAGGCGATCAATCCGGTGGGCTGGGTGGGCCTGCTGCTGGGGCTGCTCGGCATTCTTTGCCTGGGTTTGCCGGCAGCGGTGCTGCGCCACTGGTGGCTCGATGGTCCCGTCGCCCTCGGCGAACAGGCCTGGAGCCATGGGGAGCTGTGGATGCTGGCGGCGGCGGCGGCGATGGCCATCGGCACGGTGCTGAGTCGCTACGCCAGCCGCCAAAGCGATCCGGTGGCAATTACCGGCTGGCACCTTCTGCTGGGTGGCCTGCCCCTGCTGGGTGGGGTCGCCTGGGAGGGGCCTCTACTGCCCAGCTGGAACCTGGGAGAATGGGGATTAATGGCTTACGCCACCGTGCTCGGCAGCGCCCTGGCCTATGGCCTCTTCTTCTGGTTTGCCAACAGTGGTGACCTCACAGGTTTCACCGCTCTCACCTTCTTAACTCCCGTCTTCGCCCTGCTCTGCGGGGTTTGGTTGCTTCGTGAGCATTTGCAGCCTTTGCAGTGGCTTGGGGCCCTGCTGGCCCTGGTGTCGGTGCTGTTGATCAACCGGCGCCAGCAGCTCTGGCGCGGCACCTCCCTGCTGGAGCAGCCCTGA
- a CDS encoding DUF2808 domain-containing protein, with amino-acid sequence MVFPRLRHQLALPALAAGAALVTGAFALSTGSQPSLAQGTPSLMEFRWDNTKDYRKLYFFMTDTQRLKRSEYYLILRPKDRKTAILKLSITVPSYFDAKIDPKRVKLCKMSEGGMMSRTKCQEIIPATIEVAANGSAIEIFPDTPVPDTGTIGVYMNIFNPFNIGMYQFNALAQAPGDVPIAGYLGSWLIQIDPPNN; translated from the coding sequence ATGGTTTTCCCTCGCCTTCGCCACCAACTCGCCCTCCCGGCCCTAGCCGCCGGCGCCGCTCTCGTTACTGGAGCATTTGCGCTTAGCACCGGATCCCAGCCGAGCCTGGCCCAGGGCACGCCCAGCCTGATGGAGTTTCGCTGGGATAACACCAAGGACTACCGCAAGCTCTACTTCTTCATGACCGACACCCAGCGCCTCAAGCGCTCGGAGTACTACTTAATTCTCAGACCAAAAGATCGCAAGACGGCAATTCTCAAACTAAGCATCACCGTGCCTAGCTATTTCGACGCCAAGATTGACCCCAAGCGAGTCAAGCTCTGCAAGATGAGTGAGGGCGGCATGATGTCGCGCACCAAGTGCCAGGAGATCATCCCAGCCACGATCGAAGTGGCTGCCAACGGCAGTGCCATTGAGATTTTCCCAGACACGCCCGTACCAGACACCGGCACCATTGGGGTGTACATGAACATCTTCAATCCCTTCAACATCGGCATGTATCAGTTCAATGCCCTAGCCCAAGCGCCCGGCGACGTGCCGATAGCCGGCTACCTGGGCAGCTGGCTGATTCAGATCGATCCGCCTAACAACTGA
- a CDS encoding type II toxin-antitoxin system Phd/YefM family antitoxin encodes MRQVNMHEAKTHLSRLVDEAAAGEPFVICKAGRPMVRVTPLGEAGAAAAFGPAGRPVSGAR; translated from the coding sequence ATGCGTCAGGTGAACATGCACGAGGCCAAGACCCACCTCTCGCGTCTGGTTGATGAGGCAGCTGCGGGGGAACCGTTTGTGATCTGCAAGGCTGGCCGGCCCATGGTGCGCGTCACCCCCCTCGGCGAAGCAGGCGCTGCTGCGGCGTTTGGGCCTGCTGGCCGGCCAGTGTCAGGTGCCCGATGA